One window of the Spirochaetia bacterium 38H-sp genome contains the following:
- a CDS encoding extracellular solute-binding protein, translating into MKKTLLTLLMFALVAGFAFASASQETGGGKKVTIDVLAYGDNANPEGQNWIRIVEAFMNENPNVDVKYELLYDEAYHQKVTARLASGDVPDMAYMGADARWGKPWQEAGQQVDHRPFLDANYYDLSLIPPMGPNGEVYYVPLGTSNITTVLYMNKKLVESLGFSAPKTYEDIVAMVPAAKKKGLTVLEIAGGTGWVWGSCFMSGVVARITGDPHWVSKAVKGEKKFTDPDFVASLAIIKKMVDDGVIDKKSLLVDYGGALTNFNNGKSLFMIDGQWRAGSIDPTLAEDTILLPLPKLPGQKPGMDDSVAAAISIGYGLTKKGSEDAAVRNAGVKFLEYFNSVPEVTIRLQDGAIVAPVLKNFPVPEDLPTISKRKIELANRAKIVTDVIDAYLAGAANETLNAGMQKIVGGEITPEQLAKQVEELARQ; encoded by the coding sequence ATGAAGAAAACCCTATTGACTCTCCTTATGTTTGCACTGGTGGCAGGTTTTGCTTTTGCAAGCGCCAGCCAGGAGACCGGAGGAGGAAAAAAGGTAACTATCGATGTTCTTGCGTACGGCGATAATGCCAATCCGGAAGGACAGAACTGGATCCGCATAGTAGAAGCTTTTATGAATGAGAACCCCAACGTAGATGTTAAGTATGAGCTTCTCTATGATGAGGCCTACCATCAGAAGGTTACGGCTCGTCTTGCTTCTGGCGATGTGCCTGATATGGCATATATGGGAGCTGATGCACGCTGGGGTAAACCCTGGCAGGAAGCAGGTCAGCAGGTTGACCACAGACCTTTTCTTGATGCTAACTATTATGATTTGAGCCTTATTCCCCCGATGGGACCCAATGGTGAGGTGTACTATGTACCTCTTGGGACATCCAACATAACAACAGTTCTTTATATGAATAAGAAGCTTGTAGAATCTCTTGGATTCTCTGCTCCCAAGACGTACGAGGATATTGTTGCTATGGTTCCTGCTGCAAAGAAAAAAGGTCTCACAGTTCTTGAGATAGCCGGTGGTACAGGCTGGGTATGGGGTTCCTGCTTTATGTCCGGTGTTGTTGCAAGAATAACAGGTGATCCACACTGGGTGAGCAAGGCTGTTAAGGGCGAGAAGAAGTTTACTGACCCTGATTTTGTTGCTTCTCTTGCTATAATAAAGAAGATGGTTGATGACGGTGTTATCGACAAGAAATCTCTTCTTGTTGACTACGGCGGAGCTCTTACCAACTTTAACAATGGCAAGTCCCTCTTTATGATAGACGGACAGTGGAGAGCAGGAAGCATAGATCCTACACTTGCAGAGGACACAATTCTTCTTCCTCTACCCAAGCTTCCTGGACAGAAACCAGGTATGGATGATTCTGTTGCTGCTGCTATATCCATTGGATATGGTCTTACCAAGAAAGGTTCAGAGGATGCTGCAGTAAGAAATGCTGGTGTTAAGTTCCTTGAGTATTTTAACAGTGTTCCTGAGGTTACAATTCGTCTTCAGGATGGTGCTATTGTTGCTCCTGTTCTCAAGAACTTCCCTGTTCCTGAGGACCTGCCTACAATCAGCAAGCGCAAAATAGAGCTTGCTAACAGGGCAAAAATCGTAACAGATGTTATAGATGCCTATCTTGCAGGTGCAGCCAACGAGACACTCAATGCAGGAATGCAGAAGATCGTAGGTGGAGAAATAACTCCAGAACAGCTTGCAAAGCAGGTGGAAGAGCTTGCTCGCCAGTAA
- a CDS encoding RnfABCDGE type electron transport complex subunit D: MIKALFTKQKPMRRVLLALLPVLLWALYFYGIRLLLLGLVVFPVGILVEFVMEKRRGRKVSEAVLVTCLLYLLSLPPAVPLWIAGVGIAFGVFMAKEVYGGFGRNVFNPAIAGRLFVYITFPNFMTRSWMVPGGWGLSPDALTAATPLDAIRQGLAPPLWDMVSGIHPGSMGESAIVLIVLAGLYLAFTNTASWRTMVSVLVGAAGLSFLLNLIGVSSVASPVYTLLSGSLLFVAVFMATDPVTAPNSKKAHWVYGLIIGFVVVLIRSFSLFSEGTSFAILLANTAAPLLDELLPAAKKKTASGGKK; encoded by the coding sequence GTGATTAAAGCGCTGTTTACAAAACAGAAGCCTATGCGCAGGGTGCTTCTTGCACTTTTGCCTGTGTTGTTATGGGCTCTTTATTTTTACGGGATACGGCTGCTTCTTCTGGGGTTGGTTGTTTTTCCCGTTGGGATTTTGGTCGAGTTTGTCATGGAGAAGAGGCGAGGACGCAAGGTCAGCGAGGCTGTTCTTGTGACCTGTCTGTTGTATCTTCTGTCTCTGCCCCCGGCTGTTCCTCTGTGGATTGCGGGAGTTGGTATTGCTTTTGGTGTGTTTATGGCCAAAGAGGTTTATGGCGGATTTGGCCGCAATGTGTTTAATCCTGCTATTGCGGGCAGGCTTTTTGTGTATATTACATTCCCCAATTTTATGACGCGCTCATGGATGGTGCCAGGGGGCTGGGGGCTTTCTCCAGATGCTCTGACGGCGGCTACTCCGCTTGATGCCATAAGACAGGGACTTGCTCCGCCGCTGTGGGATATGGTGAGTGGTATTCATCCTGGTAGTATGGGTGAGAGCGCTATTGTGCTCATTGTTCTTGCAGGGCTTTATCTTGCTTTTACCAATACGGCAAGCTGGAGGACAATGGTTTCTGTTCTTGTAGGTGCTGCAGGGCTTTCTTTTTTGCTCAATTTGATTGGCGTTTCTTCTGTTGCATCTCCTGTGTATACTCTTTTGTCCGGTAGTTTGCTTTTTGTGGCTGTTTTTATGGCAACTGATCCTGTTACTGCGCCCAACAGCAAGAAAGCGCACTGGGTTTATGGTCTTATTATTGGTTTTGTTGTTGTTCTCATAAGGTCGTTTTCTCTTTTCTCAGAGGGGACAAGCTTTGCCATACTACTTGCCAATACTGCTGCGCCTCTCTTGGATGAGCTTTTGCCCGCGGCAAAAAAGAAGACTGCTTCCGGGGGTAAAAAATGA
- a CDS encoding FMN-binding protein: MNRDSVVYVVIFAFLIAFVFVGVLSAAYIGTKTIVDDNREFAFYSALLSSLGLDVSDKASVESAFSSVEVAGYEGQDIYRLKNADNGYNYAIVVSGPGLWGTVSIVLAVSEDLSRIRGLSILDQNETPGLGGRITENWFLAQFKGESVSTSGIDVVQTGGSGDADRSNSKVDGITGATRTSDAMEAIVNKGLKTLREAVSSLSDSDFVSAAGR, encoded by the coding sequence ATGAACAGGGATTCTGTTGTTTATGTTGTTATTTTTGCTTTTCTTATTGCTTTTGTTTTTGTGGGAGTTTTGAGTGCTGCCTACATTGGAACAAAGACTATCGTGGATGACAACAGGGAGTTTGCCTTTTATAGTGCGCTTCTTTCTTCTCTTGGGCTGGATGTATCGGATAAAGCTTCTGTTGAGTCTGCTTTTTCCTCGGTGGAGGTTGCTGGATATGAGGGGCAGGATATATACAGGCTAAAAAACGCTGATAATGGTTACAACTATGCCATTGTTGTATCCGGGCCAGGATTGTGGGGTACTGTCTCCATTGTGCTTGCTGTGAGCGAAGATCTTAGCCGTATAAGAGGCCTTTCTATACTGGATCAGAACGAGACTCCCGGGCTGGGTGGTAGAATCACTGAGAATTGGTTTCTTGCTCAGTTTAAAGGCGAGTCTGTTTCTACTTCTGGTATAGATGTTGTGCAGACTGGTGGAAGCGGAGATGCGGATCGTTCTAACAGTAAGGTGGACGGTATAACAGGTGCTACGCGCACAAGCGATGCTATGGAAGCGATAGTCAATAAGGGGCTTAAGACCCTGAGAGAGGCGGTTTCTTCTCTCTCAGATTCTGATTTTGTATCTGCTGCGGGGAGGTAA
- a CDS encoding carbohydrate ABC transporter permease, protein MIEQLTVVEGQARWQDKVANVVGKTVSYIVFITWALLTLLPIVWMGYSSFKSNEELNRSVFALPHDMFDNAHDEYKVLKHGPGIRYPKDLKVPKEQTIVIESTTIAPGRRYMVFFLDKKDLPPALANLKPGDKLTVDQLPKKYQTHIHWKTVWFNYESAITYGKLGLKFINSIIYTAGSTLLIVLLSLMVGFALGKLPFPKLSAVIGGFFGLGYLLSIPSIIIPLFLMMSSVGLVDTHIGIIIVYVAFGLPLGVMLASQFIKGLPDSLVESAYIDGASLMRMFFSIIVPMARPVAITIGIINGLGIWNEFLLVLVLASSEATKSLPVGVFSFSSLTSTQLGWQMAALVIAALPVIIVYAIFNRRIAEGVVAGAVKG, encoded by the coding sequence ATGATAGAACAATTGACAGTTGTAGAAGGCCAGGCCAGATGGCAGGATAAGGTCGCCAATGTAGTTGGCAAAACGGTTTCTTATATAGTATTTATTACTTGGGCATTGCTCACATTGCTTCCTATAGTATGGATGGGATATTCTTCTTTTAAATCCAACGAGGAGCTTAACCGCAGTGTATTTGCTCTTCCCCATGATATGTTTGATAATGCACATGACGAGTACAAGGTGCTCAAGCATGGTCCTGGCATAAGATATCCCAAGGATCTCAAAGTACCAAAAGAGCAGACAATAGTGATAGAGTCTACAACAATAGCTCCGGGCAGAAGATATATGGTATTTTTTCTTGACAAAAAAGATCTTCCGCCTGCATTGGCAAACTTAAAACCCGGTGATAAGTTGACTGTGGATCAGCTTCCCAAAAAGTATCAAACTCATATACATTGGAAGACGGTCTGGTTTAACTATGAGTCTGCAATAACCTACGGAAAACTGGGGCTTAAGTTTATTAACAGCATAATATATACGGCAGGTTCCACTCTGCTTATTGTGCTCCTGAGTCTCATGGTGGGATTTGCTCTAGGTAAACTCCCATTTCCCAAGCTTTCTGCAGTCATCGGAGGATTTTTTGGTCTTGGTTACCTGTTGAGCATACCTTCAATAATAATCCCTCTGTTTCTTATGATGTCCAGTGTAGGACTTGTGGATACTCACATAGGAATAATCATTGTTTATGTAGCCTTTGGACTTCCTCTGGGCGTCATGCTTGCTTCTCAGTTTATCAAGGGATTACCAGACAGCCTTGTGGAGTCTGCATACATAGACGGTGCTAGTCTTATGCGCATGTTTTTTAGCATCATTGTTCCCATGGCAAGACCCGTTGCAATAACAATAGGAATTATAAACGGACTTGGCATATGGAATGAGTTCCTTCTTGTCCTTGTTCTTGCAAGTTCCGAGGCAACAAAATCACTACCTGTGGGAGTCTTCTCCTTCTCAAGCCTCACAAGTACCCAGCTTGGCTGGCAAATGGCAGCTCTTGTAATAGCCGCACTTCCCGTAATTATTGTTTATGCTATATTTAACAGGAGAATAGCAGAAGGTGTTGTTGCAGGTGCCGTAAAAGGCTGA
- a CDS encoding sugar ABC transporter permease has protein sequence MTERLKKNLVSFWVMVGPALLVYTFILAYPVLYSIGLSFTDYNPNMGNTGKWMGLSLYAKMFKDPLFWHAFKNNMIVVLVSVFGQIPLGFVLAYILFRRMVRARNFFQAVVFMPQFLSTIVIGILWKRLFEADGAVATFLQWLTQNPDAQFDLMLRADTVMYPIGFVLIWMYTGFYMIVFLANLQKLDVQLVEAAKIDGATEAQIFARIIMPLLSGTILVSAILAIAGSLKGFDLIFAMTDRGLTRQNAMVLPIYMYQVAFNNYNDPLRFSYGAAIANTVVLISVGLIMFANWISSKFDTGADI, from the coding sequence ATGACAGAGAGATTAAAGAAGAACCTTGTTTCTTTTTGGGTGATGGTAGGGCCGGCCTTGCTTGTGTATACCTTTATACTTGCCTATCCTGTTCTTTATTCCATAGGACTCAGCTTTACGGATTATAATCCCAATATGGGTAACACTGGTAAATGGATGGGCTTGTCCTTATATGCAAAAATGTTTAAGGATCCTCTTTTCTGGCATGCTTTTAAGAACAATATGATAGTTGTTCTCGTATCAGTTTTTGGCCAGATTCCACTGGGATTTGTTCTTGCTTATATACTTTTTAGAAGAATGGTTAGAGCAAGGAACTTTTTTCAGGCTGTTGTTTTTATGCCACAGTTTCTTTCTACAATAGTTATCGGAATTTTGTGGAAGCGTCTTTTTGAGGCCGATGGAGCTGTTGCCACATTCTTGCAATGGCTTACACAGAATCCCGATGCCCAGTTTGACCTTATGTTAAGAGCGGATACTGTTATGTATCCCATTGGCTTTGTCTTGATATGGATGTATACGGGATTTTATATGATAGTTTTTCTTGCCAACCTTCAGAAGCTAGATGTACAGCTTGTGGAAGCAGCCAAGATAGATGGAGCTACGGAGGCACAGATATTTGCAAGAATTATTATGCCTCTTTTATCTGGTACTATACTTGTATCAGCTATACTTGCTATAGCAGGTTCTCTCAAGGGCTTTGACCTTATCTTTGCCATGACGGACAGGGGACTGACAAGGCAAAATGCTATGGTTTTGCCCATATATATGTACCAGGTGGCTTTTAATAACTACAATGACCCGTTGCGCTTTTCTTATGGAGCAGCCATTGCAAATACCGTTGTTCTTATCAGTGTAGGACTCATAATGTTTGCCAACTGGATCTCCAGTAAGTTTGATACAGGAGCTGATATATGA
- the lipA gene encoding lipoyl synthase, giving the protein MSIEYLRKPEWLKIDLGLSDDLKLVKKELRDKGLSTVCEEARCPNLHECWGKFRTATFLLLGDVCTRLCKFCSVKHGRPSAVDKNEPTRVADAVKRLGIRHVVLTMVTRDDLVDGGASIVAGTVRAVRGVDESITTEVLVSDFRGNSEALSILAESEPDIVSHNIETVRALTPKVRSGFSYDASLEFLKKAGEAISSYGGILKSSLMLGLGETEEDVRESLMDLRHCGVRIVNIGQYLQPSKEQISVVRYVRPEEFYSYKEYALSIGFDVCNSGPLVRSSYHAEDSAGLIGSR; this is encoded by the coding sequence ATGAGTATCGAATATTTGAGAAAGCCGGAATGGCTTAAGATAGATCTTGGCTTGTCGGATGATCTCAAGCTTGTAAAAAAAGAACTCAGGGATAAGGGGCTGAGTACGGTATGTGAAGAGGCTCGCTGTCCAAACCTGCATGAGTGCTGGGGCAAATTTAGGACAGCTACGTTTCTTCTCCTGGGGGATGTGTGTACTCGTTTGTGTAAGTTTTGCTCTGTAAAACATGGTCGTCCTTCTGCTGTAGATAAAAACGAGCCAACAAGGGTTGCGGATGCTGTAAAACGATTGGGAATTAGGCATGTTGTTCTTACAATGGTTACGAGAGATGATCTTGTCGATGGTGGAGCTTCTATTGTAGCGGGTACTGTCAGAGCTGTGAGGGGTGTGGATGAGTCCATAACAACTGAGGTTCTTGTATCTGATTTTAGGGGCAACAGTGAGGCTCTTTCTATTCTTGCTGAGTCTGAGCCTGATATTGTGAGTCATAATATTGAGACAGTAAGAGCTCTGACTCCAAAAGTGCGCTCTGGCTTTTCTTATGATGCTTCTCTTGAGTTCTTAAAAAAGGCTGGGGAGGCCATTTCTTCTTATGGTGGTATTCTTAAGTCCAGTCTTATGCTGGGGCTCGGAGAAACAGAAGAGGATGTACGTGAGTCTTTGATGGATCTCAGGCACTGCGGCGTAAGGATTGTAAATATAGGGCAGTATTTGCAGCCTTCCAAGGAGCAGATATCTGTTGTGCGTTATGTTAGGCCCGAGGAGTTTTATTCTTATAAGGAATATGCTCTTTCTATTGGTTTTGATGTCTGCAATTCTGGTCCTCTTGTCAGGTCAAGCTATCATGCTGAGGACAGTGCAGGTCTTATAGGTTCTAGGTAG
- a CDS encoding family 20 glycosylhydrolase yields MKPPSYIRVKELITNEESKTFSDEFIFTLKQYSIGDSLPPSISAIKDETLPEEGYILDTRGESILIKYKDSRGLLWAVKTLYLLTDIKNNSIPSVFIKDWPDVSRRAFMLDISRDKVPSLSTVFEMIDILSLLKFNEIQLYIEHTFAYRGHEVVWKNASPYTPADIMRLQQYAAARGIELVPNQNSLGHMERWLKHNKYRHLAEKPDGFTDPWGVFRADPSTLCPTDTDSLVLVKDLYSQLLPLFSSPLCNVGGDEPFEFGSGRSKAECDKRGKSSVYLDYILKLRDIAASYGKRIQVWGDFILEHNEILDKLPHDVIVADWWYDAGYKFSEHAQSFRERDIPFYLCVGTSSWLSLGGRWENARQNILEAIEAARQSSPLGLMITDWGDQGHFQQLAVSMPMLALFGIAAWDNSVTDDVALWENAGLDFTASHIYGDTELSVAAYKLANLPIIKEAGWHNTSPLAVILIDHFYPYYRSSYSQFRNRSFSPEKDIIAEARESAVSASPSLWKDELLFTCDILDFASDYAEAFLATPDFKASQIEPSVSSELFTRLERLVFDYETRWLMRNRMGGLVDSVGKLKGIFDLLVR; encoded by the coding sequence ATGAAGCCGCCCTCTTATATAAGAGTAAAAGAGCTTATTACGAATGAAGAAAGCAAAACTTTTTCTGATGAGTTTATTTTTACGCTAAAACAATATTCTATTGGAGACAGCCTTCCTCCTTCTATAAGTGCAATCAAGGACGAGACACTGCCTGAGGAGGGGTATATTCTTGATACCAGAGGAGAATCAATACTTATAAAATACAAAGATAGTAGAGGACTCCTGTGGGCTGTAAAGACGTTATATCTTCTTACAGACATAAAGAACAACAGCATCCCTTCTGTTTTTATCAAAGATTGGCCGGATGTCTCCAGAAGGGCATTTATGCTTGATATCAGCAGGGATAAGGTTCCCAGCCTTTCCACTGTGTTTGAGATGATAGATATTTTATCACTTCTTAAGTTTAACGAGATACAGTTGTATATAGAACACACTTTTGCATACAGAGGGCATGAGGTAGTATGGAAAAATGCCTCCCCCTATACCCCTGCAGATATAATGAGATTGCAGCAGTATGCGGCTGCCAGAGGGATAGAACTTGTACCCAACCAAAACTCGCTGGGGCATATGGAGAGATGGCTCAAGCATAATAAATACAGGCATCTAGCGGAGAAACCGGATGGATTTACTGATCCTTGGGGGGTTTTCAGGGCAGATCCTTCTACGTTATGCCCTACGGATACTGATTCTCTTGTGCTTGTAAAAGACTTGTATTCGCAGCTTTTGCCTTTATTTTCCTCTCCTTTATGTAATGTGGGAGGTGATGAGCCTTTTGAGTTTGGAAGTGGAAGAAGTAAGGCAGAGTGTGATAAGAGGGGGAAGTCGTCTGTTTATCTGGATTATATTCTCAAGCTCAGAGATATTGCCGCATCTTATGGCAAAAGAATACAAGTCTGGGGGGATTTTATTCTTGAGCATAACGAAATTTTGGATAAACTTCCTCATGATGTTATTGTTGCAGACTGGTGGTACGATGCTGGTTATAAGTTTTCCGAGCATGCGCAATCTTTTAGAGAGCGTGATATTCCTTTTTATCTGTGCGTTGGGACTTCTTCCTGGCTTTCTCTTGGAGGGCGATGGGAAAACGCACGGCAGAATATCCTTGAGGCTATAGAGGCCGCAAGGCAAAGCTCTCCGCTGGGACTTATGATTACGGACTGGGGGGACCAGGGGCATTTTCAGCAGCTTGCAGTGTCCATGCCCATGCTTGCCTTGTTTGGAATTGCTGCATGGGATAATTCTGTAACAGATGATGTCGCACTATGGGAAAATGCAGGGCTTGATTTTACAGCTTCTCACATCTACGGTGATACAGAACTTTCTGTAGCTGCATATAAGCTTGCAAATCTTCCTATTATAAAGGAAGCCGGATGGCATAATACAAGCCCTCTTGCTGTCATACTGATAGACCATTTTTATCCTTATTATAGATCTTCTTATTCTCAGTTTAGAAACAGAAGTTTTTCTCCTGAGAAAGATATTATAGCAGAAGCAAGGGAATCTGCTGTTTCTGCTTCTCCATCCCTTTGGAAGGACGAGCTTCTTTTTACCTGCGATATTCTTGATTTTGCCTCAGATTATGCGGAGGCTTTTCTTGCAACACCTGATTTTAAGGCTTCTCAGATTGAGCCATCTGTTTCTTCTGAGCTTTTCACACGTCTTGAGCGGCTTGTTTTTGACTATGAGACAAGGTGGCTTATGAGAAACCGTATGGGCGGACTTGTCGATAGTGTAGGAAAGCTTAAGGGGATTTTTGATCTCCTTGTCAGATAG